The genomic stretch ACATCCACGATCTATTCGGTTCCAAATTGGCTTCCCCGAAACACATTGCAGCACGTGGCGAGATTGTAATGACGTATCAGGAGAATGACGTACAGCTGGACCTGTCGTCGTCGGGGCGCGGGCTGCAGCAGACCCTCCTCCTGCTTGCCTACATGTACGCAAACCCTGGTTCGGTCCTCCTCTTGGATGAGCCCGATGCCCACCTGGAGATCCTTCGCCAACGCCAAATCTACGGTTTGCTCATTGATGTCGCTGGAACCACAGGAAGCCAGATCATTGCCGCCAGTCACTCGGAGGTGCTGCTTACAGAGGCGGCAGGGAAACATATGGTTGTTGCCTTCGTCGGGCAACCGCATCGAATCGACGACCGCGGGAGTCAGGTCTTGAAAGCACTCAGAGAGATTGGGTACGAGCAATATACCCAAGCTGAACAAACGGGTTGGGTGCTATACCTCGAGGGTCCGACCGATCTTTCGATCCTGCAAGCATTCGCTGACCGGTTGAAGCATGAAGCGGCCATCCGTGCACTGAAACGGCCGTTTGTGTATTACGTCGGCAACAATCCAACAAGGGCTCAGCATCACTTCCACGGACTGCGAGAAGCAATTCCCGATCTTCGAGGGGTAGTGCTCTTCGACCGTTTCCAACCCTCAGCGCCTGACGTCGCCCCCGTTGAGTGCTTGATGTGGAACCGACGGGAAATCGACAACTATCTGTGCTCCCAGTCTGCTCTGGAAATCTATGCACGGGCATCGACGCCAGGCAAAGTGGGTCCCTTGTTTACAATGGCGGAAGCCGACAGACGGCTCAAAGCGATGAACGAAGCCATTCGGGAAATCGAAGGAGCACTGAAAAAATTAGGCAGAGAGTCTCCCTGGTCTCCTGAACTCAAAACGAGCGACGAGTTCCTGAGGCCCTTGTTTGACGCCTATTTTCAGAAGCTTGAACTTCCCAACCTGATGGCTAAGAGGGACTATTATGAATTAGCCGACCATGTTCCCGACAACGAGATTGATCCCGAGATATCCGAGAAATTGGACGTCATCGCGCAAGTTGCGCAGAGCGCGGAAGCCGCCCAAGTGAATTGAGGAGGCAAACCATGAAAATCCTAGTTTCAGGTTCCAGCGGGCTGGTCGGCTCGGCCCTGTTGCCGGTACTGAGATCGGCTGGACACGAAGTCATCAGGTTGGTGCGGAGTTCGTCGGCACCGTCAGGTCCAGGGGATTCCACGGTTCAATGGAATCCTGAAACGGGAGAGTTGGATGGCAGTCGGCTCGAGGGTATCGAAGCCGTGGTGCACCTGGCGGGCGAGAACATCGCCGCCCGGCGCTGGACGGCGGCGCAGAAAGCCAGGATCCGGGACAGCCGTGTCCAGGGAACGGCGCTGCTGAGCGACCGATTGGCCAACCTCGCCCAGCCTCCGGCAACCCTGGTGGCCGCCTCGGCCATCGGTTTTTACGGGGACCGCGGAGACGAGCTGCTCAACGAAGACAGCTCTTCCGGCAACGACTTTCTGTCGGAGGTCTGCCGCCAATGGGAGGCTGCCTCCCTCCCCGCGGCGGAAAAGGGTATTCGGGTCGTCCGGTTGCGGCTGGGTATCGTGCTGTCTCCTCGCGGCGGCGCACTGGCCAAGATGTTGCCGCCCTACA from Acidobacteriota bacterium encodes the following:
- a CDS encoding AAA family ATPase — protein: MLTKLTIRNFKRFGEVEIELGNPVVFIGPNNSGKTSAMQALALWDVGLRRWNEKRSGKTTPEKRPGVTINRRDLIAVPVPGANLLWRDLHVREGRRDRDRLQTLNVRIDIVVEGVTEDRSWTCGLEFDFANEESFYCRPLRRTTGKNPERMPVPEEAGTVQIAFLPPMSGLAATETRLDQGAINVRIGEGRTAEVLRNLCYQVETDKPELWQEIVTHIHDLFGSKLASPKHIAARGEIVMTYQENDVQLDLSSSGRGLQQTLLLLAYMYANPGSVLLLDEPDAHLEILRQRQIYGLLIDVAGTTGSQIIAASHSEVLLTEAAGKHMVVAFVGQPHRIDDRGSQVLKALREIGYEQYTQAEQTGWVLYLEGPTDLSILQAFADRLKHEAAIRALKRPFVYYVGNNPTRAQHHFHGLREAIPDLRGVVLFDRFQPSAPDVAPVECLMWNRREIDNYLCSQSALEIYARASTPGKVGPLFTMAEADRRLKAMNEAIREIEGALKKLGRESPWSPELKTSDEFLRPLFDAYFQKLELPNLMAKRDYYELADHVPDNEIDPEISEKLDVIAQVAQSAEAAQVN
- a CDS encoding TIGR01777 family oxidoreductase, which encodes MKILVSGSSGLVGSALLPVLRSAGHEVIRLVRSSSAPSGPGDSTVQWNPETGELDGSRLEGIEAVVHLAGENIAARRWTAAQKARIRDSRVQGTALLSDRLANLAQPPATLVAASAIGFYGDRGDELLNEDSSSGNDFLSEVCRQWEAASLPAAEKGIRVVRLRLGIVLSPRGGALAKMLPPYKLGAGGKIGAGQQYMSWIALDDAVGALCQALTDSNLSGPVNAVAPNAATNLEFTKTLGKVLSRPTLFPMPAFAARIAFGEMAEALLLSSTRVEPQRLAGTGYAFQYPTLEAALRHLLDKPARGG